From Penaeus vannamei isolate JL-2024 chromosome 12, ASM4276789v1, whole genome shotgun sequence, the proteins below share one genomic window:
- the LOC138863572 gene encoding uncharacterized protein: protein MLELARKTLISGKHFPCLKSFKLRVFKAMILPVLLYGSETWTPPNALETRLDVFCNKSLHQIMVCSWQNHVSNRRFHHEPGMEPVSCIVHDRHLRHLARFPVDDPAHQVVSLRDNPARRRPMGKPRKLWLDQTCREEL from the coding sequence atgcttgagttagcaagaaaaacgcttatTTCAGGCAAgcactttccctgcttaaaaagctttaagttacgtgtctttaaggccatgatactgccagttttgctatatggaaGTGAAACTTGGACGCCACCTAATGCCTTGGAGACACGTCTCGATgtcttttgtaacaagtccctacaCCAGATCATGGTGTGCAGTTGGCAGAACCATGTGTCCAATCGAAGATTTCACCATGAGCCTGGCATGGAACCTGTTTCTTGCATAGTCCATGACCGACACCTCaggcacctagctcgtttccctgtggatgaccctgcccatcaggttgtctctttacgagacaatcctgcgcggaggaggcctatgggaaaacctaggaagttgtggctcgaccagacctgtcgtgaagaactataG